A single genomic interval of Palaeococcus ferrophilus DSM 13482 harbors:
- a CDS encoding pyridoxal phosphate-dependent aminotransferase has protein sequence MIHPSERAMGVEYAIRDVVLPARELEKKGIKVIRLNIGDPGKYDFQPPEHMKEAYCRAINEGHNYYGPSEGIPELREAIVEREKRKNGVNVSPDDVRVTTAVTEALQLIFGGILDPGDNILVPSPSYPPYTGLVKFYGGIPNEYTTLEEEGWQPDIDDMRKRIDERTKAIAVINPNNPTGALYEKKTVKEIIDLAGEYDILIISDEIYDLMTYEGEHVSPGSLTKDVPVIVMNGMSKVYFATGWRLGYFYYVDPENKLAEVREAIDKLARIRLCPSTPAQFAAIAGLTGPMDYLGEYMAKLKERRDYIYKRLTEIPGVSTQKPQGAFYIFPRIEERSKWKSDKEFVLDVLNEAHVLFVHGSGFGRVGDWHFRIVFLPPVPVLEEAMDNFEAFMRKRLG, from the coding sequence ATGATTCATCCATCTGAAAGGGCCATGGGTGTTGAGTACGCCATAAGGGACGTCGTTCTCCCCGCAAGGGAGCTCGAAAAGAAGGGGATAAAGGTTATCCGCCTCAACATAGGCGATCCCGGGAAGTACGACTTCCAGCCGCCGGAGCACATGAAGGAAGCTTACTGCAGGGCGATAAATGAGGGCCACAACTACTACGGCCCGAGTGAAGGTATTCCGGAGCTCAGGGAGGCCATAGTGGAGCGGGAGAAGAGGAAGAACGGCGTTAATGTAAGTCCCGACGATGTTCGCGTCACAACGGCCGTCACCGAGGCCCTCCAGCTTATATTCGGCGGCATCCTCGATCCAGGGGACAACATTCTCGTTCCAAGCCCGAGCTATCCGCCTTACACAGGCCTCGTCAAGTTCTACGGTGGAATCCCCAACGAGTACACCACCCTTGAGGAGGAGGGCTGGCAGCCGGACATAGACGACATGAGGAAGCGCATAGACGAGAGGACGAAGGCCATCGCGGTCATAAACCCAAACAACCCCACCGGAGCGCTTTACGAGAAGAAGACGGTGAAGGAGATAATTGACCTCGCCGGAGAGTACGATATCCTGATCATAAGCGACGAGATATACGACCTCATGACCTACGAGGGGGAGCACGTTTCTCCAGGCTCACTCACAAAGGACGTTCCGGTTATAGTGATGAACGGCATGTCCAAGGTCTACTTCGCCACCGGATGGCGTTTGGGCTACTTCTACTACGTTGACCCGGAGAACAAGCTGGCAGAAGTGAGGGAAGCCATAGACAAGCTCGCTCGCATAAGGCTCTGCCCGAGCACTCCGGCCCAGTTCGCGGCGATAGCAGGCCTAACCGGCCCGATGGATTATCTCGGGGAGTACATGGCCAAGCTTAAGGAGAGGAGGGACTACATCTACAAGCGCCTCACTGAAATACCTGGGGTGAGCACCCAGAAGCCGCAGGGAGCCTTTTACATCTTCCCGCGGATAGAGGAGCGCTCCAAGTGGAAGAGCGATAAGGAGTTCGTCCTCGACGTCCTCAACGAGGCGCATGTTTTATTCGTCCACGGCTCCGGCTTCGGAAGGGTAGGCGACTGGCACTTCCGCATAGTCTTCCTGCCGCCGGTCCCGGTTCTTGAGGAGGCAATGGACAACTTCGAGGCATTCATGAGGAAGCGCCTCGGTTGA
- a CDS encoding potassium channel family protein yields MSELKEIKNCLVEMKDLSSLMVDLAFSSVMYNSEDIAEEVYLLEERMDDLTLKVKKLALKAAKKEEKPTKLLSVIEVATINEQMSDAAYKISEIVLRDVEPHPIIRKIMEDTEEELGRVTVRPGSILHGKTLAQLKLPSKIGTRILAIKRGTRYVYNPGKDDTLEEGDVLIAVGSDLDKLRKLAGEEVEEEE; encoded by the coding sequence ATGAGTGAGCTCAAGGAGATTAAAAACTGCCTCGTGGAGATGAAGGACCTTTCATCCCTCATGGTTGACCTCGCCTTCTCCTCCGTCATGTACAACAGCGAGGACATCGCCGAGGAGGTTTACCTGCTGGAGGAGCGCATGGACGACCTCACCCTCAAGGTCAAGAAGCTCGCCCTCAAGGCGGCCAAAAAGGAGGAGAAGCCCACGAAGCTCCTTAGTGTGATAGAGGTCGCCACCATAAACGAGCAGATGAGCGACGCCGCCTACAAGATATCGGAGATAGTGCTCCGCGATGTTGAGCCTCACCCGATAATCAGGAAGATTATGGAGGACACCGAGGAGGAGCTTGGGAGGGTGACAGTGAGGCCGGGCTCGATCCTCCACGGAAAGACCCTGGCCCAGCTCAAGCTCCCCAGCAAGATAGGCACGAGGATTCTGGCGATAAAGCGCGGAACGAGGTACGTCTACAACCCGGGAAAGGACGACACGCTGGAGGAGGGGGACGTTCTCATAGCCGTCGGTTCCGACCTCGACAAGCTCAGAAAGCTGGCCGGAGAGGAAGTGGAAGAGGAGGAGTGA
- a CDS encoding sugar phosphate isomerase/epimerase family protein, producing MRRRVGLSMTAFRGESPGEFAGWTARVEGLGFDFVELVSEWPHYITPENWREWADAIESTNLGVTLHAPFIDINIASFNAVIRETSLRIIEESLDAASRLGAEVVTLHPGHCSPISRERQRDYLEIHRASLERLGNLGEEYGVKIGVENMPHFPILDGQGCDRLEEILTGLNIGVTFDVGHLNTTTGAFERFIARLGERIVHVHLHDNSGESDEHRALGSGTIPWERVLKALPPVTWALEVLTLEDAEKSLGLIKRFGE from the coding sequence ATGAGGCGAAGGGTGGGCCTCTCGATGACCGCTTTTAGAGGGGAGAGCCCAGGGGAATTTGCTGGATGGACGGCCAGGGTTGAAGGGCTTGGCTTCGACTTCGTTGAGCTCGTGAGCGAGTGGCCGCACTACATAACGCCCGAGAACTGGCGGGAGTGGGCCGATGCCATTGAGAGCACGAACCTCGGCGTTACCCTGCACGCGCCCTTCATTGACATCAACATAGCCTCATTCAACGCGGTCATACGGGAGACCTCGCTCAGGATTATAGAGGAGTCTCTCGACGCGGCTTCGCGCCTTGGGGCGGAGGTCGTTACGCTCCACCCGGGCCACTGCTCGCCAATAAGCCGCGAGAGGCAGAGGGATTACCTTGAGATACACAGGGCCTCCCTGGAGAGGCTCGGAAACCTCGGTGAGGAGTACGGGGTCAAAATCGGCGTCGAGAACATGCCCCACTTTCCAATCCTCGATGGTCAAGGGTGCGACAGGCTGGAGGAGATACTCACGGGATTGAACATTGGGGTGACCTTCGACGTGGGGCATTTAAACACCACAACGGGGGCCTTTGAGCGCTTTATCGCGAGACTGGGGGAGAGAATCGTTCACGTGCACCTCCACGACAACTCCGGGGAAAGCGACGAACACCGCGCCCTGGGTAGCGGGACGATTCCGTGGGAGAGGGTTCTAAAAGCGCTTCCACCCGTGACGTGGGCCCTGGAAGTTCTGACCCTCGAAGACGCGGAGAAAAGTCTGGGGCTCATAAAGCGGTTTGGGGAATGA
- a CDS encoding TatD family hydrolase: MIIWDDHFHVDPYHGLFLEAVKEFHRTGGTHLVVVYKTAHDYGFPGLKAEDFMKAMDFHIELVERINSETPVKAYAVVGVHPAEFDYLAREKGLEYAKNEVMKALEYAQKLCLEGKAIGIGEIGRPHYEVPEEIWKASIELMKYGMSLAKEADCAVQLHTESFNEEKFRELGKYVREVGMKPHKVVKHFSPPLVTVAEEVGVFPSVIASRKNIKAAIEQGNRFMMETDYIDDKRRPGAVLGPKTVPKRTKAFLQNGIFTEEDVYKIHVENPEKVYGVEIGE; this comes from the coding sequence ATGATAATCTGGGACGACCACTTCCACGTTGACCCTTACCACGGGCTGTTTTTGGAGGCGGTGAAGGAGTTTCATAGGACCGGGGGAACGCACCTCGTGGTGGTCTACAAGACGGCCCACGACTACGGCTTCCCGGGACTCAAGGCGGAGGACTTCATGAAGGCGATGGACTTCCACATCGAGCTGGTCGAGAGGATAAACAGCGAGACACCGGTGAAGGCCTACGCCGTCGTTGGAGTCCACCCGGCGGAGTTCGACTACCTTGCGAGAGAGAAAGGGCTCGAATATGCGAAAAACGAGGTAATGAAGGCGTTGGAGTATGCCCAGAAGCTCTGCCTTGAGGGAAAGGCGATAGGCATAGGTGAAATCGGCAGGCCGCACTACGAGGTTCCAGAGGAGATTTGGAAAGCGAGCATAGAGCTGATGAAGTACGGGATGAGTTTAGCAAAAGAGGCCGACTGCGCCGTCCAGCTCCACACCGAGAGCTTCAACGAAGAGAAGTTCAGGGAGCTCGGGAAATACGTAAGGGAGGTCGGCATGAAACCCCATAAAGTTGTCAAGCACTTCTCGCCGCCGCTAGTAACGGTTGCCGAAGAGGTCGGCGTTTTCCCGAGCGTGATAGCGAGCAGGAAGAACATCAAAGCTGCCATAGAGCAGGGGAACCGCTTCATGATGGAGACTGACTACATAGACGATAAGAGAAGGCCGGGAGCGGTTCTGGGGCCGAAAACTGTTCCAAAGAGGACGAAGGCCTTCCTCCAGAACGGCATCTTCACCGAGGAGGACGTTTACAAGATACACGTTGAAAACCCGGAAAAGGTCTATGGGGTGGAGATTGGGGAGTAG
- a CDS encoding MBL fold metallo-hydrolase encodes MILRNIGLDSSTRFAFQSHAHTDHFVSGEVIFATRATKFLSHLRKGGFYREVPFGKTFYIGDIKAKLYPAGHMLGSAGIKLWLENGTLFYTGDVKWYKLRTAEKSRFPRADFLVIEATFGVPHHTFPSPREAEKKLVAFVEEALDRGKRPTLYVNQMGKAQEVMKILDVHGYTVRPSREMLKVARVYSKFGVTFGNILGDGEVVLRSFRSPRVENSFSPWELTVSGFGTLKLSNHADFWELMRIVEKVNPEKVLTVYGHAREFARILNGLGYEAEPIAPDEELRLF; translated from the coding sequence ATGATATTGCGCAACATAGGCCTCGACAGCTCGACGAGGTTTGCCTTCCAGAGCCACGCCCACACCGACCACTTCGTTAGCGGGGAGGTCATCTTCGCCACGAGGGCCACAAAGTTCCTCAGCCACCTCCGCAAGGGGGGCTTTTACCGCGAGGTTCCCTTTGGGAAAACCTTTTACATAGGTGATATAAAGGCGAAGCTCTATCCCGCGGGCCACATGCTCGGCTCGGCCGGAATAAAGCTGTGGCTCGAGAACGGCACGCTCTTCTACACAGGAGATGTGAAGTGGTACAAGCTCCGGACGGCGGAGAAAAGCCGCTTCCCGCGGGCGGACTTCCTCGTGATCGAAGCCACCTTCGGTGTTCCCCACCACACCTTTCCCTCGCCGAGAGAGGCGGAGAAGAAGCTCGTGGCATTTGTGGAGGAAGCCCTTGACAGGGGGAAGAGGCCGACGCTCTACGTTAACCAGATGGGAAAGGCGCAGGAGGTCATGAAGATACTCGACGTCCACGGCTACACGGTCAGGCCGTCCAGGGAGATGCTCAAGGTGGCGAGGGTCTACTCCAAGTTCGGGGTAACCTTCGGCAACATCCTGGGGGATGGGGAGGTGGTCTTGCGCTCCTTCCGCTCCCCAAGGGTTGAGAACTCCTTCTCTCCGTGGGAGCTTACGGTTTCCGGCTTTGGAACGCTGAAGCTAAGCAACCACGCGGATTTCTGGGAGCTCATGCGGATAGTGGAGAAGGTAAACCCCGAGAAGGTGCTGACGGTCTACGGCCACGCGAGGGAGTTCGCGAGGATTTTAAATGGACTTGGCTACGAGGCGGAGCCCATAGCACCGGATGAAGAGCTCAGGCTTTTCTGA
- a CDS encoding magnesium transporter, translating to MGALQELKNRVLSAYRTTLPSLVLSLIIGLFGGTFLGKYFDKVRSSYPGLLVILPGIMGLRGNVFGSLASRFSTMLYLGELEPCLRDRKVLKNVVIAVMLSLIPITLLWAIGVLQGIRKNAFEILLIVISSTILVSLILGYFSAFVTIFSFRRGSDPDSVAAPLVASMGDLLTIPSLIMFILLLEHSKGQFWTSNTALVVLFLFLIGVGRVRRAEVLELKELFITITALALLSVVSGSLLHRYSEIIGRALLLGFIYPALLSSFGNYGSVVAAKTSTKLHLGEIEGYLSGEQMLEILGLFMTTPVIGVALSYLGALVVRLTTGASVVPLRTLVLTYPFMALFVMFYAYTLSYFLFQRNIDPDSVAIPLIANNSDILGTIYTVMLAKMATGM from the coding sequence ATGGGGGCCCTTCAGGAGCTGAAAAACAGGGTTTTATCCGCCTACAGGACGACGCTACCCTCGCTCGTGCTCTCATTGATAATCGGCCTATTCGGCGGTACGTTTCTCGGCAAGTACTTTGACAAGGTCCGTTCCTCCTACCCAGGCCTTCTCGTGATTCTGCCGGGAATAATGGGGCTCCGCGGAAACGTCTTCGGTTCCCTGGCCTCGCGCTTCTCCACGATGCTCTACCTCGGTGAACTCGAACCATGCCTGAGGGACAGAAAAGTGCTCAAAAACGTGGTGATCGCGGTTATGCTATCCCTGATCCCCATAACCCTCCTTTGGGCGATAGGCGTCCTCCAGGGCATCAGAAAGAACGCTTTTGAAATCCTCCTAATAGTGATAAGCTCCACGATTCTGGTCTCCCTCATCCTCGGGTACTTCAGTGCCTTCGTGACCATCTTCAGCTTCCGCCGTGGGAGTGACCCCGACAGTGTCGCGGCGCCCCTTGTGGCCTCTATGGGGGATTTACTCACCATACCCTCCCTTATAATGTTCATACTCCTCCTGGAGCACTCCAAGGGGCAGTTCTGGACTTCCAACACGGCCCTCGTCGTGCTCTTCCTCTTCCTCATCGGGGTTGGCAGGGTCAGAAGGGCGGAGGTTCTTGAGCTGAAGGAGCTCTTCATAACCATAACGGCCCTCGCCCTCCTCTCGGTGGTCTCGGGCTCACTCCTCCACCGCTACAGCGAAATAATAGGCAGAGCCCTCCTCCTTGGTTTCATATACCCGGCACTCCTCAGCAGCTTCGGGAACTACGGCTCGGTCGTGGCCGCTAAAACCTCCACAAAGCTCCACCTCGGTGAGATTGAAGGTTACCTCTCCGGAGAGCAGATGCTCGAGATACTCGGCCTGTTCATGACGACGCCCGTTATAGGGGTGGCGCTGAGTTATCTCGGGGCGCTTGTGGTGAGGCTCACCACGGGGGCGAGCGTTGTGCCGCTCCGCACCCTTGTACTGACCTACCCCTTCATGGCGCTCTTCGTGATGTTCTACGCCTACACGCTCTCCTACTTCCTCTTCCAGAGGAACATAGATCCCGACAGCGTGGCGATTCCCCTGATAGCGAACAACAGCGACATACTCGGTACCATATACACGGTGATGCTCGCGAAGATGGCAACGGGCATGTAA
- a CDS encoding glycosyltransferase encodes MKVETAVLVVSATLIYPLILYYLVLTLNGIRYYLGFQEREPPHELPKVTIMIPARNEGLTVGETLRAMMELDYPKDRLEVLLLNDGSTDETEVVARRFEREYPFIRVINVENGGRGKGYVLNYGMKFARGEVIAVYDADNRPEKDSLKKLIALLSEETPVVVGKVKTLNWKTNVLTRFISMEFMYFQLVSQGGRSLLFKNALIPGTNFVIKRSILEEIGGWDEKALAEDLELSFRIMERGYRILYNPQATSWESEPEDWGVWFRQRVRWATGNVYTARKYLRRLHSIRSPFVRADVIVEATTYYLFSAAVLASDILFLHGVSLGRELNRFALMLWAVVYGIYLFSIYAALALEGELRPSYVLLAPIMYYTYSQAWILVSLKGLDNVRRGAVRWYKTVRTAVIRSVYYPLFGRSVNRETLPLGLRPVIEAEKFGASRRVGELSRKLAREEGLSEEDARAIVLSILSGANVVVVSSRKAERIALKLGLVPIEKEVVKVEPRK; translated from the coding sequence ATGAAGGTAGAGACGGCCGTGTTAGTGGTCTCCGCGACACTCATATACCCGTTAATACTCTATTACCTAGTCCTAACTCTGAACGGGATACGCTACTATCTGGGGTTCCAGGAAAGGGAGCCCCCTCATGAGCTCCCGAAGGTCACCATCATGATACCGGCCCGGAACGAGGGGTTGACCGTTGGTGAGACGCTCAGGGCCATGATGGAACTCGACTACCCCAAGGACCGTCTTGAGGTTCTCCTCCTGAACGATGGCTCCACGGACGAGACGGAGGTTGTGGCAAGGCGGTTCGAGAGGGAATATCCTTTCATCAGGGTAATAAACGTGGAGAACGGGGGAAGGGGTAAGGGATACGTTCTGAACTACGGGATGAAGTTCGCCCGCGGGGAGGTCATAGCGGTTTACGATGCGGACAACAGGCCCGAGAAGGACTCCCTAAAGAAGCTCATCGCCCTTCTCAGCGAGGAAACACCCGTCGTTGTCGGGAAGGTGAAAACATTAAATTGGAAAACGAACGTTCTAACGCGCTTCATCTCAATGGAGTTCATGTACTTCCAGCTCGTCAGCCAGGGCGGTAGGAGCTTGCTGTTTAAGAACGCCCTTATTCCCGGCACAAACTTCGTCATAAAGCGCTCCATTCTTGAGGAGATTGGAGGGTGGGACGAAAAAGCCCTTGCAGAGGACCTTGAGCTCTCCTTCAGGATTATGGAGAGGGGATACCGGATACTCTACAACCCCCAAGCCACCTCATGGGAGAGCGAGCCTGAAGACTGGGGCGTGTGGTTCCGTCAGAGGGTTAGATGGGCAACGGGAAACGTTTACACTGCCCGAAAGTACCTCAGGCGGCTCCACAGCATCAGGAGCCCATTCGTGAGGGCCGATGTCATTGTGGAGGCCACTACGTACTACCTCTTCTCAGCGGCCGTGCTTGCCTCGGATATCCTATTCCTCCACGGGGTCTCCCTTGGAAGAGAACTTAACAGGTTCGCACTGATGCTCTGGGCAGTTGTTTACGGGATATACCTCTTTAGCATCTACGCCGCTCTTGCACTCGAGGGAGAGCTCAGACCTTCCTACGTACTCCTTGCACCTATCATGTACTACACCTACTCGCAGGCGTGGATCCTCGTCTCGCTGAAGGGACTCGACAACGTCCGCAGAGGAGCGGTTAGATGGTACAAGACCGTCAGAACCGCGGTGATAAGGAGCGTATACTACCCGCTCTTCGGCCGGAGTGTGAACAGGGAAACCCTCCCCCTGGGCCTCCGTCCCGTTATCGAAGCGGAGAAGTTCGGGGCGTCCAGGCGAGTGGGGGAACTCTCAAGGAAGCTGGCCCGTGAGGAGGGTCTCTCCGAGGAGGACGCCCGTGCTATAGTGCTCTCCATTCTCTCAGGTGCCAACGTTGTGGTGGTCTCCTCCAGAAAGGCGGAGAGGATAGCTCTCAAGCTCGGACTGGTGCCGATTGAAAAGGAGGTGGTTAAGGTTGAGCCGCGAAAGTGA
- a CDS encoding carbamoyltransferase family protein: MILGVHDGHDAGVVLIDGERIFAVNEERLNRVKKYRGFPELSVRKVLEMANASPEEVEAIAVAGIFRKQSRLIALEENLKAIFGKDFKRKVIFVEHHLAHSASAYYTSGWRDAIALSIDAAGDGLSSSIYVARDGEMIRMAQSTYLDSLGDFYASVTELLGFKPMRHEGKVMSLAAYGRPAYDLSSIIELNGLTFENHLKVVGVEATKKLAELFKYPLKHAKEIAMQMKRGKLEGKLQRKAIGIAASAQAHLEKLVEELGLRLNEHSLPVAYAGGVAQNVKANAVLRHVFGDDNLWVFPAMDDGGLAFGAAIFIKAQFERLDGKWRPSKLEHVYLGPEYSEEEIEGILKEEGVEYGEVSDVSGFVADALVEGELVGLFNGRMEYGPRALGNRSILADPRDESVKERLNVALKRDVFQPFAPSMLWQKAGEYLEDLNGEPNEFMTMSYTASEEFREAAPAVVHVDGTTRPQAVRKKVNELYYSTIEEFNKKAGIGAVLNTSFNMHGEPIVCSPADALESARKAGLDVLILAPFAVYV; the protein is encoded by the coding sequence ATGATACTCGGAGTCCACGATGGTCACGATGCGGGGGTAGTTCTGATAGACGGCGAGAGAATCTTCGCGGTTAACGAGGAGAGACTCAACCGCGTTAAAAAATACCGCGGCTTCCCTGAGCTGAGCGTGAGGAAAGTCCTTGAGATGGCCAACGCTTCTCCAGAGGAAGTTGAGGCCATAGCAGTTGCCGGAATATTCCGGAAGCAGAGCCGCTTAATAGCTCTTGAGGAGAACCTGAAGGCAATTTTTGGGAAAGACTTTAAGAGGAAGGTTATCTTCGTCGAGCACCACCTTGCCCACTCTGCCTCGGCCTACTACACCTCCGGCTGGAGAGATGCGATAGCTCTGAGCATAGACGCGGCTGGAGATGGGCTCAGCTCGTCCATCTACGTCGCGAGAGACGGTGAGATGATCAGGATGGCTCAGAGCACCTATCTAGATTCCCTCGGCGACTTCTACGCCTCCGTTACAGAGCTCCTCGGCTTCAAGCCGATGAGGCACGAGGGCAAGGTGATGAGTTTAGCGGCCTACGGGAGGCCGGCCTACGATTTAAGCTCTATAATCGAGTTAAACGGCCTGACCTTCGAGAACCATCTAAAGGTTGTGGGCGTTGAAGCCACTAAGAAGCTCGCGGAGCTGTTCAAGTATCCGCTGAAGCACGCGAAGGAGATAGCGATGCAGATGAAGCGCGGAAAGCTCGAGGGAAAACTTCAGAGGAAGGCGATAGGGATAGCGGCGAGCGCCCAGGCCCACCTTGAGAAGCTCGTTGAGGAGCTGGGCCTCCGGCTCAATGAGCATTCCCTCCCGGTGGCCTACGCCGGCGGTGTAGCTCAAAACGTCAAGGCCAACGCCGTCCTGAGGCACGTTTTTGGAGACGACAACCTCTGGGTGTTCCCTGCTATGGACGACGGCGGCCTCGCCTTTGGCGCTGCCATATTCATCAAAGCTCAGTTCGAGAGGCTAGATGGAAAGTGGAGGCCCTCTAAACTGGAGCACGTCTATCTGGGGCCAGAGTACTCCGAGGAGGAAATAGAGGGTATTCTCAAAGAGGAAGGCGTTGAGTACGGGGAGGTAAGCGACGTTTCGGGATTCGTCGCCGATGCCCTCGTGGAGGGGGAGCTCGTGGGCCTCTTCAACGGTCGGATGGAGTACGGGCCGAGGGCCCTTGGTAACCGCTCGATTCTGGCTGATCCCAGAGACGAGAGCGTTAAGGAGAGGCTCAACGTGGCTTTGAAGAGGGACGTCTTCCAGCCCTTCGCGCCCTCGATGCTCTGGCAGAAGGCGGGAGAATACCTCGAAGATCTGAACGGAGAGCCCAACGAGTTCATGACCATGAGCTACACCGCGAGCGAGGAGTTTAGAGAGGCAGCCCCGGCCGTTGTCCACGTTGACGGAACCACGAGGCCGCAGGCCGTGAGGAAAAAGGTTAACGAATTATACTATTCCACAATTGAAGAATTCAATAAAAAAGCGGGAATTGGGGCAGTGCTCAACACGAGCTTCAACATGCATGGAGAGCCGATAGTGTGCTCCCCTGCCGACGCGCTCGAGAGCGCGAGAAAAGCGGGGCTTGATGTGCTGATCCTTGCCCCGTTCGCGGTGTACGTTTAG
- a CDS encoding potassium channel family protein: MEELEEYEYRPKNVKEIFIEMKNTAELMVDLAYSSVLFNEEDIAEEVLELEEYLDLLNYHLTVHAVLAARNPRDAEKITSILQMAHAIDDVSNAAADLAKMVLEGVELHPVIREAIMESEEVIGRFIVAPHSVLVGKTLEELDLASNTGVWLIAVRRGKRWIFAPDGDFKILANDVLIGRGTQTSIDYLKELARGIMKVVGNE; this comes from the coding sequence GTGGAGGAGCTGGAGGAGTACGAGTACCGTCCGAAGAACGTCAAGGAGATTTTCATTGAGATGAAAAACACCGCCGAGCTTATGGTTGACCTGGCGTACTCATCCGTTCTCTTTAATGAGGAGGACATAGCGGAGGAAGTGCTGGAGCTGGAGGAGTACCTCGACCTTCTCAACTACCACCTGACGGTTCACGCCGTTCTCGCCGCAAGGAATCCCCGAGATGCGGAGAAGATAACCTCAATCCTCCAGATGGCACACGCCATAGACGACGTCTCGAACGCCGCAGCTGACCTTGCCAAGATGGTTCTCGAGGGCGTTGAGCTACATCCCGTCATAAGGGAGGCCATCATGGAGAGCGAGGAGGTCATAGGGCGCTTCATCGTTGCCCCGCACTCCGTCCTCGTGGGGAAGACGCTGGAGGAGCTCGACCTCGCGAGCAACACGGGGGTGTGGCTCATAGCCGTCAGGAGGGGCAAGCGCTGGATTTTTGCCCCCGACGGAGACTTCAAGATACTGGCGAACGACGTTCTCATAGGTAGGGGAACGCAGACGTCGATAGACTACCTCAAGGAGCTCGCAAGGGGCATAATGAAGGTGGTGGGCAATGAGTGA